From a single Alloactinosynnema sp. L-07 genomic region:
- a CDS encoding alpha/beta fold hydrolase, giving the protein MTEHVQITTAAGTFDALAAGAPGDRPVLLLHGFPQASTEWAHQVAELGRAGFHAVAPDQRGYSPGARPADVADYKMDELVGDVIAIADELGWSRFDLVGHDWGAAVAWHTAAEHPDRLRTLTAVSAPHPAAIARAYKEDEDQRLRSQYISVFQERSAEKRLLVDNGAALRQLFEYRPPRSHINDYITRLSEEGAMIAALNWYRAMKWNVPPDAVSVPTMFVWGTEDVAFGSTAALGCDKWVTGAYRFEMLDDLTHWIPEEAPEALTALLLDHLGSPVS; this is encoded by the coding sequence GTGACCGAACACGTCCAGATCACCACCGCCGCGGGCACGTTCGACGCGCTCGCGGCGGGTGCGCCCGGTGACCGGCCGGTGCTGCTGCTGCACGGATTCCCGCAGGCGTCGACCGAGTGGGCGCACCAGGTCGCCGAGTTGGGCCGGGCCGGGTTCCACGCGGTCGCCCCAGACCAGCGCGGCTACTCCCCCGGCGCGCGGCCCGCGGACGTGGCCGACTACAAGATGGACGAACTCGTCGGCGACGTGATCGCCATCGCCGACGAGTTGGGCTGGTCCCGGTTCGACCTGGTCGGCCACGACTGGGGCGCCGCGGTGGCCTGGCACACCGCCGCCGAGCACCCCGACCGGCTGCGCACCCTCACCGCCGTGTCCGCCCCGCACCCGGCGGCCATCGCGCGGGCGTACAAAGAGGACGAGGACCAGCGGCTGCGGTCGCAATACATCTCCGTCTTCCAGGAGCGCTCCGCGGAGAAGCGCCTGCTGGTCGACAACGGCGCCGCGCTGCGCCAGCTGTTCGAGTACCGGCCGCCGCGCTCGCACATCAACGACTACATCACGCGCCTGTCCGAGGAGGGCGCCATGATCGCGGCGCTCAACTGGTACCGGGCGATGAAGTGGAACGTGCCACCGGACGCGGTGTCGGTGCCGACGATGTTCGTGTGGGGCACCGAGGACGTCGCCTTCGGCTCGACGGCCGCCCTCGGCTGCGACAAGTGGGTCACCGGCGCCTACCGCTTCGAGATGCTCGACGACCTGACCCACTGGATCCCGGAAGAGGCCCCCGAGGCGCTCACCGCGCTGCTGCTCGACCACCTCGGGTCACCCGTCTCCTGA
- a CDS encoding alpha/beta hydrolase, which translates to MTDPQPRYRTFGPTTGVRGVVLLLHGGQERSHARVGAWRPAYLRMLPFAKAITRAGAGQGIAVWALRYRYRGWNAPDRDPVRDTEWALDQIRLAHGDVPVVLVGHSMGGRTALRAGGDPSVVAVCALAPWTKPKEPVDHLVGRTVLIAHGLNDRTTDPELSFSFARRAKVVTDQVVHFDVHDEGHALLRKADTWTRLVTGFVLGVLGTQPIDPVITNALGRPSPEGLRIPL; encoded by the coding sequence GTGACCGACCCCCAACCGCGGTACCGCACCTTCGGCCCGACCACCGGCGTGCGCGGCGTAGTCCTGCTGCTGCACGGTGGCCAGGAGCGCAGCCATGCCCGCGTGGGCGCCTGGCGCCCCGCCTATCTGCGGATGCTGCCCTTCGCCAAAGCGATCACCAGGGCGGGCGCCGGTCAGGGCATCGCCGTGTGGGCGCTGCGCTACCGCTATCGCGGCTGGAACGCGCCCGATCGGGACCCGGTCCGCGACACCGAGTGGGCGCTGGACCAGATCCGGCTCGCCCACGGTGACGTCCCCGTCGTGCTGGTCGGACACTCCATGGGCGGCCGGACGGCGCTGCGAGCGGGTGGCGACCCGTCGGTCGTGGCGGTGTGCGCGCTGGCGCCGTGGACCAAGCCCAAGGAGCCGGTCGACCACCTGGTGGGCCGGACGGTGCTGATCGCCCACGGTCTCAACGACCGCACGACCGATCCCGAGCTGTCCTTCTCCTTCGCCCGCCGCGCCAAGGTGGTCACCGATCAGGTCGTCCACTTCGACGTGCACGACGAGGGGCACGCGCTGCTGCGCAAGGCCGACACCTGGACCCGGCTGGTGACCGGTTTCGTTCTCGGTGTCCTCGGCACCCAACCGATCGACCCGGTGATTACGAATGCCCTGGGACGGCCCTCACCGGAAGGGCTGCGCATCCCCCTTTAG